GGTGACTGATCAAAAAGAAATCTGGAGGGATAAGCAATGTTAAATGAAGCAGTGATCAACGTATTAAAAAATGGCATGTGGGATCTGGCAACCTGCGCAAACGGAGAGCCCAATGTGGTGCCCGTTGCCTTTAAGGATGTGACGGAGGACGGCAAGCTGGTGGTAGGAGATGTTTTCCTGGAGACCACATTGAACAATATCCGCGCAAACGGCGGAAAGATTGCCATTTCTGCATATGATGCACAGAGCCTGGAGGGATATCAGATCAAGGGAACGGCGGAATATGTGACAGAGGGAGCTGTCGTTGACACCTTCAAGGCGATGGTCGAGAAGATGTTCAACGGTGCGGCGACTGCCAAGGGTGCCCTGATCATCACACCTGCCAAAGTCATCGTTACGACACCGGGTGCGGACAACAAGAAAGAGATTTAAGGAAAGAAGCACTCATAAATTTCATAGTTACTTTTAAAACGAGCACCTTCAGGCTATAATGGAACAAACGAATAGCTTGAAGGTGACTTTATATGGCGAAATATAAGAAAAAATTAGACGATGATATCCGCTGTCCGCTGGAATACGGACTGGCGATCTTTGGCGGCAAATGGAAATCGCGCATCATCTGTGTACTGGCGGCGAAGGAAAGGCTGCGCTACAGTGCCCTTCGGAAGGAAATGTACAACATTACAGATGCGGTGCTGGCGGCCACGCTGAAGGATCTGATGGAAGACGGGATCGTTGACCGAAAATCCTATGACGAGATCCCGCCCCGGGTGGAATATTTCCTGACGCAAAAAGGGCGCGTCCGTTGTGCCCATTTTGCAGAGCATCTGTGCGTGGTCGGACATTTTTTATAAGGAAGACAGTGAAAATAAAATGGTGCAGTGCCAAAAATGCGATCATCGCAGATAAGGGGAAAAGATGATAACTTATACAGAAGAAAAGAAATTTACAAAACAGCAGGTACAGCAGTTGTTTCTGTCGGTGAACTGGACGTCAGGTAACTACCCGGAGCGGCTGTATCGGGCATTACTGCATTCTTCCACGGTGCTCACCGCCTGGGACGGGGAGAAGCTGGTGGGCCTTATCCGGGTGCTGGACGATACCGCGATGCTGGCGCAGATTCACTATGTGCTTGTGCATCCGGCTTATCACGGACAGGGCATTGCCGGTCACATGCTGGAGCTGATCAAGGAGAAATACCGGGATTTCCTGTATATCGAGGCCATGCCGGAGGATAAAAAGAATGTGCCCTTTTATGAAAAGCATGGGTTCTCCGTGATGGAAAAAGGGGCTGCTATCCAGATCTGGCATGACCTGGAGCCGGAAAATGAAGGCGGACCAGAACAATCTGATGATAGAATAGGGGAGCGCGAATAATTTCGAATGAAAAAGAGCCATAATGAACAGATTTTATGCTATAATTTCCAAATAGATACTGATTCTGTAGGAAGAGGCGGGAATGGATATGAATTATAAAGAGAAACAGGAACGGATACTGGACGCGGCATTCCGCATATTTGTGGAGCGGAAGATCGAACCGGTGAGCATGGGAGAGATCGCGGAGGCAGCAGGTATCGGGCGGGCGACATTGTTTCGATACTATCCGAGCAAGCTGGAGCTGGTCATCGCAGTCTGTACGAGAGAATGGAAGAAGTATATGGATGAGCTGGATCGCAGAAGACCCATCAGCTCCGTGGGGGAGATCCCGGCCATTGACCGGCTGATCTTTACGCTGGATGGATGTATTGCGCTGTATATGAACTATAAGGAGCTGTTTTTATACAATGATAATTTCAATCATTACGTGTCACACGCGGGATGTGAGAACAGCCAGCTGAAAGAGTTCCATGAAGCGCTGTATTCGGTCAACACCCGTCTGCACAATATGTATGAGAAGGCGAAGGAAGACCACAGCTTCCGGACAGATATCCCGGAAGAGGAGTTTATGCGGGTGACCGTCCATGCGATGATGACGTTCTGTACCTACTATGCGGGCGGATTCATCTGGGGTTCCCAGCAGAGCGGGGAC
Above is a window of Oscillospiraceae bacterium NTUH-002-81 DNA encoding:
- a CDS encoding pyridoxamine 5'-phosphate oxidase family protein, with product MLNEAVINVLKNGMWDLATCANGEPNVVPVAFKDVTEDGKLVVGDVFLETTLNNIRANGGKIAISAYDAQSLEGYQIKGTAEYVTEGAVVDTFKAMVEKMFNGAATAKGALIITPAKVIVTTPGADNKKEI
- a CDS encoding GNAT family N-acetyltransferase, with translation MITYTEEKKFTKQQVQQLFLSVNWTSGNYPERLYRALLHSSTVLTAWDGEKLVGLIRVLDDTAMLAQIHYVLVHPAYHGQGIAGHMLELIKEKYRDFLYIEAMPEDKKNVPFYEKHGFSVMEKGAAIQIWHDLEPENEGGPEQSDDRIGERE
- a CDS encoding TetR/AcrR family transcriptional regulator, translated to MDMNYKEKQERILDAAFRIFVERKIEPVSMGEIAEAAGIGRATLFRYYPSKLELVIAVCTREWKKYMDELDRRRPISSVGEIPAIDRLIFTLDGCIALYMNYKELFLYNDNFNHYVSHAGCENSQLKEFHEALYSVNTRLHNMYEKAKEDHSFRTDIPEEEFMRVTVHAMMTFCTYYAGGFIWGSQQSGDYTKELLRMKEMILEYVRPEAEEV